A genomic segment from Nitratiruptor sp. YY08-10 encodes:
- the purF gene encoding amidophosphoribosyltransferase, whose amino-acid sequence MCSVIGLFNVPEAAKYAFYGLFSLQHRGQEAAGIASSDGERIHISKGRGLVTQVFDEKKLSLLEGNSAVGHTRYSTAGDDSVLDAQPIFARYDLGQIAVVHNGNLTNAKPVRKELIKEGAIFQTFMDTENIIHLIARSQKEHLYDRIIEALHKIEGAYSMILLSRKKMFAMRDPYGFRPLVLGRLGEGWVVASETCAFDLIGAEYVRDVKPGELLVFEEGIEPKSIQVFDPTPAKCIFEYIYFARPDSNVFGKNVYELRKKMGRELAKEYPVEADMVVPVPDSGVASAIGYSEESGIPFELGIIRNHYVGRTFIEPTQEIRDLKVKMKLNPIKNVIQGKRLIVIDDSIVRGTTSKKIVSILKEFGAKEVHMRISAPPTTGPCYYGVDTPTKEELISSRLSVEETRKYIGADTLAYLSIPGLIRSVGNDQSYCMACFDGNYPVPNKN is encoded by the coding sequence ATGTGTTCAGTAATTGGACTTTTCAATGTTCCAGAGGCTGCAAAATATGCCTTTTACGGTCTTTTTTCTTTACAGCACAGAGGTCAAGAAGCTGCCGGAATAGCGAGCAGTGATGGCGAGCGTATCCATATCTCCAAAGGACGGGGACTTGTAACGCAAGTTTTTGATGAAAAAAAACTTTCTTTGCTTGAAGGAAACAGTGCAGTAGGCCATACGAGATACTCAACTGCCGGGGATGATTCCGTGCTTGATGCCCAACCCATTTTTGCAAGGTACGATCTTGGTCAAATAGCTGTCGTGCATAACGGTAATTTGACCAATGCAAAACCAGTACGAAAAGAGCTGATCAAAGAGGGGGCGATTTTTCAGACATTTATGGATACGGAAAATATCATCCATCTGATCGCCAGGAGCCAAAAAGAGCATCTGTATGATCGAATCATCGAAGCTCTGCATAAAATCGAGGGTGCCTATTCGATGATTCTTTTGAGTAGAAAGAAGATGTTTGCAATGCGAGATCCCTATGGATTTCGTCCGCTGGTACTTGGAAGACTCGGTGAAGGCTGGGTTGTAGCTAGCGAGACATGTGCCTTTGATCTTATAGGGGCTGAATATGTACGAGATGTGAAACCGGGCGAACTCCTTGTTTTCGAAGAGGGTATAGAGCCAAAAAGTATTCAGGTTTTTGATCCGACTCCGGCAAAATGTATCTTTGAATATATCTATTTTGCACGACCTGACAGTAATGTTTTTGGGAAAAATGTGTATGAACTGCGCAAAAAAATGGGTCGGGAGCTTGCAAAGGAGTATCCAGTAGAGGCAGATATGGTCGTTCCTGTCCCAGATAGCGGTGTAGCATCTGCTATAGGGTACAGTGAAGAGAGTGGAATTCCTTTTGAGCTTGGTATCATACGAAACCACTATGTGGGAAGAACTTTCATTGAACCGACACAAGAGATTAGAGATTTAAAAGTAAAAATGAAACTCAATCCGATCAAAAACGTGATTCAGGGAAAAAGGCTTATCGTTATCGATGACAGTATCGTACGAGGAACTACAAGCAAAAAAATTGTTTCTATTTTAAAAGAGTTTGGTGCCAAAGAGGTGCATATGAGAATCTCCGCACCTCCTACTACGGGCCCATGCTATTATGGAGTCGATACGCCTACGAAAGAGGAGCTTATCAGTTCGAGACTCAGTGTTGAAGAGACACGAAAATATATCGGTGCAGATACCTTAGCGTATCTTTCTATTCCCGGATTAATTCGAAGTGTCGGAAACGATCAAAGCTATTGTATGGCATGTTTTGATGGCAATTATCCAGTGCCAAACAAAAACTAG
- the trxB gene encoding thioredoxin-disulfide reductase, with product MLDLAIIGGGPAGLTAGLYATRGGLSNVVMFEKGLPGGAITQSSEVENYPGVCEVVTGMELMECWPKQAMRFGLKHEMEEVHRITRECNGTFTIHCGSQKTFQAKAVIVCTGSTPKRAGFEGEEEFFGKGVSTCATCDGFFYKDKEVAVLGGGDTALEEALYLSKIASKVYLIHRRDAFRAAPATVDRVLKNPKIELILNATVKRAYGDQMGLQGVIIDQQGKEIDLKVPGIFVFVGMNVNNEVLKQEDGSFLCSVNHWGEVIVDLRMRTDIPGLFAAGDIRADASKQVVCAAGDGATAAISAIDYIEKIGELKPC from the coding sequence ATGCTCGATCTTGCAATAATTGGTGGTGGACCCGCGGGATTGACTGCAGGTCTTTATGCCACAAGAGGTGGACTATCCAATGTAGTCATGTTTGAAAAGGGACTTCCCGGAGGAGCAATTACACAAAGCAGTGAAGTGGAGAACTACCCGGGAGTCTGTGAAGTGGTAACAGGAATGGAACTTATGGAGTGCTGGCCAAAACAGGCTATGCGATTTGGTCTGAAGCATGAGATGGAAGAGGTTCATAGAATTACAAGAGAGTGTAACGGAACCTTTACTATCCATTGCGGATCCCAAAAAACGTTTCAGGCAAAAGCGGTTATCGTCTGTACAGGCAGTACTCCAAAAAGAGCCGGTTTTGAAGGAGAAGAGGAGTTTTTCGGCAAAGGTGTGAGTACTTGTGCAACATGTGACGGCTTTTTTTATAAAGATAAAGAGGTGGCTGTTCTTGGTGGCGGGGATACCGCTTTGGAAGAGGCACTTTATCTATCCAAGATAGCTTCGAAAGTCTATCTGATTCATAGACGTGATGCCTTTAGAGCAGCTCCTGCCACAGTGGATCGAGTATTGAAAAATCCAAAAATTGAACTCATTTTGAATGCGACGGTCAAAAGAGCCTATGGCGATCAGATGGGTTTGCAAGGTGTGATTATCGATCAGCAGGGCAAAGAGATCGATTTGAAAGTTCCTGGTATTTTTGTATTTGTAGGTATGAATGTCAACAACGAGGTCCTTAAGCAAGAGGACGGTAGCTTTTTATGCAGCGTCAATCACTGGGGTGAAGTGATTGTTGATCTTCGAATGCGAACGGACATTCCGGGACTGTTCGCAGCCGGAGATATCCGAGCAGATGCATCGAAACAGGTTGTGTGTGCTGCCGGAGATGGAGCAACGGCAGCTATCAGTGCAATCGATTATATCGAAAAAATTGGGGAGTTGAAACCATGCTAA
- the trxA gene encoding thioredoxin, which produces MGKYIELNASNFDDTIKEGVVMVDFWAPWCGPCRMIAPIIDELAEEYEGKAKIAKVNTDEEQDIAIRYGIRSIPTILFFKDGQLVDQMVGAASKDVYKQKLDALLS; this is translated from the coding sequence ATGGGAAAATATATTGAATTAAATGCATCCAATTTTGATGATACGATCAAAGAAGGTGTTGTAATGGTAGATTTCTGGGCACCTTGGTGTGGGCCTTGTAGAATGATCGCTCCAATCATAGACGAGCTTGCTGAGGAGTATGAAGGAAAAGCGAAAATTGCAAAAGTCAATACTGATGAAGAACAAGATATCGCTATTCGATACGGTATTCGATCAATTCCTACAATTCTTTTCTTTAAAGATGGACAGCTTGTTGATCAAATGGTTGGTGCAGCAAGCAAGGATGTATATAAACAAAAACTTGATGCACTTCTTTCTTAA
- the dapB gene encoding 4-hydroxy-tetrahydrodipicolinate reductase, which yields MLNVGIYGGSGRVGSLLIKNLQNDEIARVCVVHVLKGIELEVPGATVTNDIDTLIQKSDVIIDFTLPEGTEALLERLLNHPKPLVSGTTGLSKHQQNLMQTLAQKAPVLYATNMSLGIALLKRLVAMTSEKLRDFDIEIVEMHHRYKKDAPSGTALTLAEYAAKARELDLEKVRVSGRDGNIGERSKDEIGVFALRGGDIVGRHTVGFYNDGEYIELNHTATSRDTFAKGAIKAAKWLVAQEPGLYTIDDCLGL from the coding sequence ATGCTAAATGTCGGAATATATGGGGGAAGTGGAAGAGTAGGTTCACTGCTTATTAAAAATCTTCAAAACGATGAAATTGCAAGAGTTTGTGTTGTTCATGTTCTCAAAGGCATAGAGCTTGAGGTACCGGGTGCGACAGTGACGAACGATATCGATACACTCATTCAAAAAAGCGATGTGATTATCGATTTTACATTGCCTGAAGGGACGGAAGCTCTTTTGGAGAGACTTTTGAATCATCCAAAACCATTGGTAAGCGGGACAACGGGACTAAGTAAACATCAGCAAAATCTGATGCAAACACTTGCTCAAAAAGCTCCGGTATTATATGCGACAAACATGAGCCTTGGTATTGCTTTGCTCAAAAGACTTGTGGCGATGACCAGTGAAAAACTGAGAGATTTTGATATCGAGATCGTTGAGATGCATCACAGATACAAAAAAGATGCGCCTAGTGGCACTGCTTTAACGCTTGCAGAGTATGCAGCAAAAGCGAGAGAACTCGATCTTGAAAAGGTACGAGTGAGCGGAAGAGACGGGAATATCGGTGAACGAAGCAAAGATGAAATCGGTGTATTTGCTCTTCGAGGCGGTGATATTGTGGGCCGTCATACTGTTGGGTTTTATAATGATGGCGAATATATCGAACTCAACCACACAGCAACGAGCCGCGACACTTTTGCAAAAGGGGCTATCAAAGCCGCCAAATGGCTTGTTGCACAAGAGCCGGGCTTATATACTATCGATGACTGTTTAGGATTGTAA
- a CDS encoding YraN family protein → MGLKSYLLGQRGEKKAEAFLIKNGFTIREKNFHSRFGEIDIIAQKDGVLHFIEVKSSDKDDPVHRITHKKMEKLLLAIEFYMMKNGLDLPYQIDGVLIKKNTLEMIENLTIM, encoded by the coding sequence ATGGGACTCAAAAGCTATCTGCTGGGACAAAGAGGCGAAAAGAAAGCGGAAGCGTTTTTGATCAAAAATGGTTTTACCATTCGAGAGAAAAACTTTCATTCCCGATTTGGAGAGATAGATATCATTGCACAAAAGGATGGAGTGCTCCATTTTATCGAAGTGAAATCGAGTGATAAAGATGATCCTGTTCATAGAATTACCCACAAAAAGATGGAAAAACTTCTTTTGGCAATCGAGTTTTATATGATGAAAAATGGTCTTGATTTGCCGTATCAAATTGATGGTGTTCTTATCAAAAAGAATACTTTGGAGATGATAGAGAATCTCACAATTATGTGA
- a CDS encoding TIGR01212 family radical SAM protein (This family includes YhcC from E. coli K-12, an uncharacterized radical SAM protein.), with the protein MRRLLTFGRYCKKRFGTRVKKVPLGLSGFTCPNIDGRVAKGGCTFCENESFSPNLAKTKKIFLSPESTTNPLLQKQLQEIRFQYIGTKAHYEKFGYEKFLAYFQAFTNTYAPLETLKILYTEALKQPQCIGLSIGTRSDSVTEEILDFLADLSQKYEIWIEYGIQSVFDETLQKINRGHDVANVEEWIKKSKAKGLKVCGHVIFGLPDETPDMMLQTIKKSIEWGIDSIKIHPLYVVKNTALAVDYMKGKFTPISQETYIETLVEAIKMLPKEMIIQRVSAGIGDETLLAPEWCKNKNEQLKAIREALAKEGYLY; encoded by the coding sequence TTGAGACGACTACTGACATTTGGAAGATACTGTAAAAAACGTTTTGGAACAAGAGTGAAGAAGGTTCCCCTGGGGCTCTCAGGTTTTACCTGTCCAAATATCGATGGGCGGGTGGCCAAAGGGGGATGTACCTTCTGTGAAAATGAATCTTTCAGTCCAAATTTAGCAAAAACCAAAAAGATCTTTTTGTCACCTGAGAGCACAACCAATCCGCTCTTGCAAAAACAGCTGCAAGAGATTCGTTTCCAATACATTGGAACGAAAGCACATTATGAAAAATTTGGTTATGAGAAGTTTTTAGCCTATTTTCAAGCTTTTACCAATACGTATGCTCCCTTGGAAACTCTTAAAATCCTCTACACAGAAGCGCTCAAGCAGCCACAATGTATCGGGTTGAGCATCGGGACAAGAAGCGACAGTGTTACAGAAGAGATTTTGGATTTTTTAGCCGATCTTTCACAAAAATATGAGATCTGGATCGAATATGGCATCCAATCGGTTTTTGATGAAACTTTGCAAAAGATAAATAGAGGCCATGATGTAGCCAATGTGGAGGAATGGATCAAAAAAAGCAAAGCAAAAGGGCTGAAAGTTTGCGGTCATGTGATCTTTGGACTGCCTGACGAAACGCCCGATATGATGTTGCAAACTATCAAGAAGTCGATCGAATGGGGTATTGATTCCATTAAGATCCATCCATTGTATGTGGTGAAAAATACTGCCTTGGCAGTTGATTATATGAAGGGAAAATTTACTCCTATTTCACAAGAGACCTATATCGAAACCCTTGTTGAAGCGATAAAGATGCTTCCAAAAGAGATGATAATACAACGGGTGAGTGCGGGTATAGGTGATGAAACCCTATTGGCACCTGAATGGTGCAAAAATAAAAATGAGCAATTGAAAGCTATAAGGGAGGCATTGGCAAAAGAGGGATATCTCTATTAG